From the genome of Candidatus Defluviilinea proxima:
GCGACCTACTTCATCATTGTTGCGGTCTTTCTCAGCCTGGCCTGGCTCGGATTAGTGGCATCTCCCTCGCTGACGTGGACTCCGCCAAACGGACTCGAATCCGCGATCACGATGGTTATTCAGGCAATGGATCTGGGCGTGATTGTTCCGACGGCTCTGCTCACCGCTTTCTTATTGATCAAGAAACAGGCTTGGGGCTACGCTCTTTCGTCTGTTATGTTGCTCAAAATTTTGACGATGGGCACCGCCTTGATCTCGATGATCATTGTTCAACTCTCTGCAGGTGTGAAGGTTGATGTTGTGGTTTCAACGATCTTTGTCCTCATCAGTTTATCGGGCATCGTTCTTGGCATCCTCACCTTGAGAAGCATTCGAGATTAACTATGAAAATCCTTGCGCTCGAGCATGAACTCCCAGATGCGACAGCAGAGAAATTTCAGCAATACGCCAAAGACGAGGCAAGAAAGGTTTGGGAGTTGGTTCAGGCTGGGGTGATCCGCGAATCATACTTCCGCGTAGATAGAAGCGAGGCTGTGTTAATGCTGGAATGCCAATCGGTGGATGAAGCGCGGGATGTGTTGTCCGCATTGCCGTTCGTCCAAAATAAATTGATCACATTCGAGTTGATCGCACTGAAAGCCTATCCTGGCTTTGAAAGGTTGTTTACGTAAAGATGAAGAAATTTGTGTACTTGTCAGTTGTATGTATCATGTTGGGGATGCTCACAGGTTGTGCGGCGCAGAATTCGGAAGTGCCGATGAATTACCGTTGGGCGAGCGT
Proteins encoded in this window:
- a CDS encoding superoxide dismutase, producing MKILALEHELPDATAEKFQQYAKDEARKVWELVQAGVIRESYFRVDRSEAVLMLECQSVDEARDVLSALPFVQNKLITFELIALKAYPGFERLFT